In a single window of the Dehalococcoidia bacterium genome:
- a CDS encoding glycosyltransferase family 87 protein translates to MSATAASLRAVSGLLRLDWLAPAAITLAAAFIYMNGAFFSSVSALHVDLSINFTAAHTMREGQNPYGEEALLERARELKSPPDLGGPEPFIYQTLFTSYIQPPVSALLLLPITVLDWREATRLYLLANNTLLLGAAALTLVTVRPTVPMRWAIAGAAVIVAFYSQVYGSFALGQVDASIAFLLALGLWGYSRGRPAVAGGAIALGTAIKLIPVLLLAYFLWKREYRFAVWGLAIGAALFLVSLPLAGVDTYWTYITETVPALMKGSTHYANISISGVYNRLFAGDDFGGALGPLLTLEEVPSRSGARLLGAVTMLALLGLTAAVAGRQRRPREQSAPGAQTYVLEYYLVVAVSLLASSVTWEFYVVWLLPLFLAAFLAPEKVLPGPRSLRAGAAAVLVACYIALNYPGDHYLFDVNSVFYHPEWVPGIVVEDVVDLYPLPPWLGGHLSLVPPIRLAALSLLAAVLAALVVLSRRQAGPAFDGDGGAPPEARKAAELPRPGAFPRV, encoded by the coding sequence ATGAGCGCCACCGCCGCCTCCCTGCGCGCTGTCTCCGGCCTCCTGCGACTCGACTGGCTTGCGCCAGCCGCTATCACCCTCGCGGCGGCCTTCATTTACATGAACGGCGCCTTCTTCAGCAGCGTCAGCGCCCTGCACGTCGACCTCTCGATCAACTTCACGGCCGCGCACACCATGCGCGAGGGCCAGAACCCCTACGGCGAAGAGGCCCTCCTGGAGCGCGCGCGCGAGCTGAAGTCGCCGCCGGACCTGGGAGGCCCGGAGCCCTTCATCTACCAGACCCTCTTCACCTCTTACATACAGCCGCCCGTATCGGCGCTGCTCCTCCTGCCGATCACCGTGCTCGACTGGCGCGAAGCGACGCGCCTCTACCTCCTTGCGAACAACACCCTCCTCCTCGGGGCGGCCGCCCTGACCCTGGTGACCGTGCGCCCCACGGTCCCGATGCGCTGGGCCATCGCGGGCGCCGCCGTCATCGTCGCCTTTTACAGCCAGGTCTACGGTTCCTTCGCCCTCGGCCAGGTCGACGCCTCGATCGCCTTCCTGCTGGCCCTTGGCCTCTGGGGTTACAGCCGCGGCCGGCCCGCGGTCGCCGGCGGGGCGATCGCCCTGGGGACGGCGATCAAGCTCATACCCGTCCTGCTCCTCGCCTACTTCCTGTGGAAGCGCGAGTACAGGTTCGCCGTCTGGGGACTGGCGATCGGGGCCGCGCTGTTCCTCGTGAGCCTCCCTCTCGCCGGCGTCGACACGTACTGGACCTACATCACCGAGACGGTACCTGCGCTGATGAAGGGCAGCACCCATTACGCAAACATCTCCATCAGCGGGGTCTACAACCGACTCTTCGCCGGCGATGACTTTGGCGGCGCGCTCGGCCCGCTCCTGACCCTGGAGGAGGTGCCTTCACGTAGCGGCGCGCGCCTGCTCGGCGCCGTGACCATGCTCGCGCTCCTCGGCTTGACCGCCGCCGTTGCCGGCCGGCAACGGCGGCCCCGGGAGCAGAGCGCGCCGGGGGCGCAGACCTACGTCCTCGAGTACTACCTGGTGGTCGCCGTCTCCCTGCTCGCCAGCAGCGTGACCTGGGAGTTCTACGTCGTCTGGCTGCTGCCGCTCTTTCTCGCCGCCTTCCTGGCGCCGGAGAAAGTCCTGCCCGGACCTCGAAGCCTGCGCGCTGGCGCGGCCGCCGTCCTGGTAGCCTGCTACATCGCCCTCAACTACCCGGGCGACCACTACCTCTTCGACGTGAACTCCGTCTTCTATCACCCGGAGTGGGTGCCGGGGATCGTCGTAGAGGACGTGGTCGACCTTTACCCGCTGCCGCCGTGGTTGGGCGGCCATCTCTCCCTCGTGCCGCCCATTCGCCTGGCGGCGCTATCGCTGCTCGCGGCCGTCCTCGCGGCGCTCGTCGTCCTCTCGCGCCGGCAGGCCGGCCCCGCCTTCGACGGTGACGGCGGGGCGCCACCCGAGGCCCGCAAGGCCGCGGAATTGCCGCGACCAGGCGCCTTCCCTAGAGTCTGA
- a CDS encoding GH25 family lysozyme yields MRLGVDCSNYSGPLTAESARCLRAAGFDFLIAGTQAASITRQQVAAAVEAGFEVQAYVYLYWSRDTAAEVGRALEALDDLPVSRVWLDCEDAAAGLSPAEVVARIEAAARAGGETPLGIYTGRWWWPPATGDSTAFGHLPLWHAEYTGSIEAPPSADSFRPYGGWRRPAIWQFRGTTRVCGFSVDLNAEVTPLPRPRPPADDQVELQLARNKKRFELALAADMYVFRNGPSDDSVELVKALAGGGAEPFDPPCVIPVPPLPRR; encoded by the coding sequence ATGAGGCTTGGCGTCGATTGCAGCAATTACAGCGGGCCCCTGACCGCAGAGTCCGCGCGCTGCCTCCGCGCCGCCGGCTTCGACTTCCTCATCGCGGGCACGCAGGCCGCCTCGATCACGCGGCAGCAGGTCGCTGCGGCGGTCGAGGCCGGCTTCGAGGTGCAGGCCTACGTCTACCTCTACTGGTCGCGGGACACCGCCGCCGAGGTCGGCCGCGCCCTCGAGGCCCTCGACGACCTGCCCGTCTCCCGCGTCTGGCTGGACTGCGAGGACGCCGCTGCCGGCCTCTCCCCGGCCGAGGTGGTCGCCCGCATCGAGGCCGCGGCCCGCGCTGGCGGCGAGACGCCCCTGGGGATCTACACCGGCCGCTGGTGGTGGCCTCCCGCCACCGGCGACTCCACGGCCTTCGGCCACCTGCCCCTCTGGCACGCCGAATACACCGGCTCCATCGAGGCGCCGCCATCGGCGGACAGCTTCCGGCCCTATGGCGGCTGGCGCCGGCCGGCCATCTGGCAGTTCCGCGGCACCACCCGGGTCTGCGGCTTCAGCGTCGACCTCAACGCCGAGGTCACGCCCCTGCCGCGGCCGCGCCCGCCCGCAGACGACCAGGTCGAGCTCCAGCTCGCCCGCAACAAGAAACGCTTCGAACTCGCCCTCGCGGCGGACATGTACGTCTTCAGGAACGGCCCCAGCGATGACAGCGTCGAGCTCGTCAAGGCGCTCGCGGGCGGCGGCGCGGAGCCGTTCGACCCGCCCTGCGTCATCCCCGTGCCGCCCCTGCCGCGGCGCTGA